In one window of Dokdonia sp. PRO95 DNA:
- a CDS encoding TIGR00730 family Rossman fold protein — MSNENRPKGWNEKKTNDSWAIFKIMGEFVNGFEKMSRIGPCVSIFGSARTKPDNKYYKLATEVAEKIADNGYGVITGGGPGIMEAGNRGAHLAGGTSVGLNIELPFEQHDNPYIDSDKSLDFDYFFVRKVMFVKYSQGFVVMPGGFGTLDELFEAITLIQTHKIQKFPIILVGTEFWGGLMDWVKTTLLDSFQNISAGDMDLIHLVDTSDEVIEVLNNFYDEYQLSPNF, encoded by the coding sequence ATGAGCAACGAAAATAGACCTAAAGGCTGGAACGAGAAAAAAACAAATGATTCTTGGGCTATCTTTAAGATAATGGGAGAATTTGTAAATGGATTTGAAAAAATGAGCCGTATAGGTCCATGTGTATCCATTTTTGGTAGTGCGAGAACAAAACCAGACAATAAGTATTATAAACTAGCTACCGAAGTTGCCGAAAAAATTGCAGATAACGGTTATGGCGTTATTACTGGTGGTGGTCCAGGTATCATGGAAGCGGGTAACCGCGGAGCACACCTTGCTGGAGGGACATCTGTAGGACTTAACATTGAACTTCCTTTTGAGCAACACGACAATCCGTATATCGATAGTGATAAAAGTTTAGACTTTGATTACTTCTTCGTACGTAAAGTAATGTTTGTAAAGTACTCACAGGGATTTGTAGTAATGCCGGGAGGTTTTGGTACGCTTGATGAACTTTTTGAGGCAATCACACTTATTCAAACGCACAAAATTCAGAAGTTTCCTATTATTCTAGTAGGTACAGAATTTTGGGGAGGACTTATGGATTGGGTAAAGACCACTTTACTTGATAGTTTCCAGAACATAAGCGCTGGAGATATGGATCTTATACACCTTGTAGATACTTCAGATGAGGTAATTGAGGTGCTTAATAACTTCTATGATGAATACCAATTGAGTCCTAATTTCTAA
- a CDS encoding metalloprotease: MRQTLKSLYAFISLLLLSVGATSQHTMEINAQLIPDERSIHLNHTITITNTSSDIWTDIYLTDWAHSFSSKTTPLAKRFSDSFDKKFHLAPDSDRGFTKMTSISSQETILQFTRPKRHPDIIKVLLREPLLPGDSIRMTLDYTVVLPDVKFTDYGIARNGDYNLRYWFVTPAVYNNGWEYYSNKNLNDRYFPQTDIRLQFSIPKGYELVTDLEQNDISSSQYPGEKLTVLTGKSRTDAKIFLLQNSDYEEVQTDYVNIVSNLHDYRIPAPLRALISDRIAGFLNKDLGPYPFDKILVTDLDYKEQPVYGLNQLPSFISPFPDGFQYEIKLLKTTINNYVNNTLLVNPRTDRWLIDGIKVYILQNYMDTYYPDLKVVGSLEKYWLVRQFYASELEFNDQFNILSTHISRLNLDQPLDTPYDELIKYNKNIGTSYKSGVGLNYLNDYIGDNRLDEIIKNFYLKYKSQPLTSSQFEKEVNAQINKDVDWFFKDYITSNKRIDYALKNSKVKGDSIYVDVKKKERRSSPISVYSFKNDSLTSKRWVSGTQKTETLVYSNEEADRFVLNYENIIPENNLRNNYEKPRAFLGIDKPLQLKFLQDFENPAKNQLFVMPVAEFNIYDGFIPGITLYNKTLLTKALNYKIEPQIGLKSKKLIGSASISYRHDYQNQGLYALRYGISGNRFSYAPDLLFTRVTPFVNLSFRTSNLRSDKRQSVSARFVSVQRQEDPLVALPTPNYDVLNLRYRRSNPGIIHTLNVAGDVQLAKNFGKVSGNIFYRRLFLNNRQLNVRLFGGVFTYNNTQADGDFFSFALDRPTDYLFDYNYYGRSEDSGLFSQQIIIAEGGFKSQLDDVAPVFANDWMFTANASTTLWKYFYAYGDVGVVKNKKENGKLVYDSGIQVSLLDDYFELYFPLYSNLGWEIGQPNYDQKIRFQLQISFDTVIRLFSRKWY; encoded by the coding sequence TTGAGACAAACCCTAAAATCTCTGTATGCTTTTATCTCATTGCTTCTCTTAAGTGTAGGAGCCACGAGCCAGCATACAATGGAAATTAATGCACAATTGATTCCAGATGAACGGTCTATACATCTCAATCATACTATCACAATTACAAATACGTCTAGTGATATATGGACAGATATATACTTAACAGATTGGGCTCATAGTTTTTCTAGTAAAACCACACCACTGGCAAAGAGGTTTTCTGATTCTTTTGATAAGAAATTTCATCTTGCACCTGATAGTGATCGTGGTTTTACTAAAATGACTTCTATTTCGAGTCAAGAAACAATACTTCAATTTACAAGACCCAAAAGACATCCTGATATTATCAAGGTCTTATTACGTGAACCACTATTACCAGGTGATTCTATAAGAATGACACTTGATTATACAGTGGTACTTCCAGATGTAAAATTTACAGACTACGGGATTGCTAGAAATGGTGATTACAACTTGAGATATTGGTTTGTTACACCGGCCGTATATAATAATGGCTGGGAGTACTATAGCAATAAGAATCTTAATGATCGCTATTTTCCTCAAACAGACATCCGTTTACAATTTTCTATTCCCAAAGGATATGAATTAGTCACAGATCTTGAGCAAAATGATATTTCAAGCTCTCAGTACCCGGGTGAAAAACTTACGGTGCTCACAGGGAAGAGTAGAACAGATGCTAAGATTTTCTTGCTTCAAAACTCTGACTATGAAGAGGTTCAAACAGACTATGTAAATATTGTATCAAATCTACATGATTACAGAATCCCCGCCCCCTTAAGAGCGCTAATATCTGACCGAATTGCAGGTTTTCTAAATAAAGATTTAGGCCCATATCCTTTTGATAAAATTCTTGTAACAGATCTTGATTATAAAGAACAACCAGTATATGGACTTAATCAACTACCTAGCTTCATAAGCCCGTTTCCTGATGGGTTTCAATATGAAATTAAGCTTCTCAAGACTACGATTAACAATTATGTAAACAACACACTTCTAGTTAACCCAAGAACAGACAGGTGGCTCATAGATGGTATTAAAGTCTACATATTACAAAACTACATGGACACTTATTATCCTGACCTTAAGGTTGTAGGTTCCTTAGAAAAATACTGGCTTGTGCGACAGTTCTATGCATCAGAGCTTGAATTTAATGATCAGTTTAATATATTATCTACTCATATTTCTAGATTAAATCTTGACCAGCCACTGGACACTCCGTATGATGAGCTTATCAAGTACAATAAGAATATAGGGACTTCATACAAAAGTGGCGTAGGGCTTAATTACCTCAATGATTACATAGGAGATAATAGACTTGATGAGATTATTAAGAATTTTTACCTAAAATATAAGTCTCAACCACTCACATCATCACAGTTTGAAAAAGAAGTCAATGCTCAAATTAACAAGGATGTAGATTGGTTTTTTAAAGACTACATAACTTCTAATAAAAGGATAGATTACGCTTTAAAAAACTCTAAAGTTAAAGGTGACTCTATTTATGTAGATGTAAAAAAGAAAGAGCGTCGCTCCTCTCCTATCTCTGTTTATAGCTTCAAAAATGATAGTCTAACAAGCAAGCGCTGGGTTTCAGGTACTCAAAAAACAGAAACACTTGTTTACTCAAATGAAGAAGCAGATAGATTTGTTTTAAACTATGAAAACATTATTCCAGAAAATAATCTGAGAAACAACTATGAGAAACCTCGAGCATTTTTAGGTATAGACAAGCCTCTACAGCTCAAATTTCTACAAGATTTTGAAAATCCGGCAAAAAATCAGTTGTTTGTAATGCCTGTAGCTGAGTTTAATATATATGATGGGTTTATTCCTGGTATTACTCTTTATAATAAAACATTGCTAACCAAAGCACTTAATTATAAGATTGAACCACAAATAGGTTTAAAATCGAAAAAACTAATAGGTAGCGCATCCATATCTTATAGGCATGACTATCAAAATCAAGGGTTGTATGCATTGAGATATGGTATTTCGGGAAATCGATTTTCTTACGCCCCAGATTTATTATTTACAAGGGTTACTCCTTTCGTTAATTTATCTTTTAGAACTTCAAACCTTAGATCAGATAAGCGTCAGAGTGTATCTGCTCGTTTTGTGAGTGTACAAAGGCAAGAGGATCCACTTGTTGCATTACCTACCCCTAACTATGATGTACTTAACTTAAGATATAGAAGATCAAACCCTGGAATTATTCATACATTAAATGTTGCGGGTGATGTACAATTGGCCAAAAACTTTGGAAAAGTATCTGGCAATATATTTTACAGAAGACTTTTTCTTAATAATAGACAGTTGAATGTAAGATTATTTGGTGGTGTATTTACTTATAATAACACACAAGCAGATGGTGATTTTTTCAGTTTTGCGCTAGATAGACCAACAGATTATTTATTTGATTACAATTATTATGGAAGATCTGAAGATAGCGGTCTATTCTCTCAACAAATCATTATAGCAGAAGGCGGTTTTAAGTCGCAGCTAGATGATGTGGCTCCTGTATTTGCAAATGACTGGATGTTTACCGCAAATGCCAGTACAACACTATGGAAATACTTTTATGCGTATGGAGATGTGGGAGTTGTTAAAAATAAGAAGGAAAACGGAAAGCTGGTGTACGACTCAGGAATACAGGTAAGCTTACTCGATGACTACTTTGAACTTTACTTTCCATTATATTCTAATTTGGGTTGGGAAATTGGCCAGCCTAACTATGATCAAAAAATTAGATTTCAACTACAAATAAGCTTTGATACCGTGATAAGACTTTTTTCACGAAAGTGGTATTAA